attctacataccaaacttctgtcaaaccagcaaaaattaaagcttctaggaactgaacaaggatgatccAGAGACTgatttacatgggggctatatcaggctatggactgattcagaccgtatttagcacattagttggaagtcataacagaacacagcacGAAAAATTTCGGacgaatcgaacaaaaatttaggcttgtaagggtttatatgggaagctatatcaggttatagaccgatttggaccatacatggctcagttgttggaagtcgtaacagaactttgcatgcgaaatttcatcctaatcgaacaaaaattgcggcttataagggctcaagaagtcaaatcgcgagatcggtttatatgggagctatatttaaatctgaaccgatatggcacatttgcaatctccaacgacctacataaatattaagcatctgtgcaaaatttcaagctgatagctttacgcgttcgatcgctgtcgtgatttcgacagacggacgggcatggctggatcgactcagagcgtcgagacgaccaagaatatttatacttaatggggccttagactaatgtttcgaagtgttacatccgtccagaagtctatgtgactTCATAAATCCTAGGAATTACAGAAAACCCCTGCCCCGGTGCCCCCATCCCCGGGGAGACAACCTCCATATTGCCCTCGACCAAAGATCCGCCCGGCACATAATTCGTCGCGTCGCCTGTGCCACATAGTCGTTTTAGGTCAGCTGCCTTCCGCAGAACAAAAGACGAATGCCCCAAGTCGGAAGGGCGCCATGTCCTCAACACCTTCAGTCTGAAGGCAGTGTGGAACGCCACGCAATTCACGTACAAGTGCAAAGGTCTCAATTCAAGTATCGCATTCAGTGCTGCATTCGGTGCATTTCTCCTAGTCCCCGATATCAGCACCGACGCAATACTCTGTACCTTCTCCAACATACCGCGTGGACCCAACCTGCCAAGGGCCCAATACCCGGAACTCAGCACAATATGACATCAGCCTCCAAACGTCCGAGACGGTCCTTGCATCTCCCGACAAGCCACGACTTCACATGATCCGCAGCCAGGTTTCAGCTCTACctgactgtccacataaattgtgACAGTCTGATAGGGCCGCTGCTCCTGTCTCAGGATTACATCCAAGACCCTGAGGATCGCAAAAATCTCATCCTGAAAGACACCATCCAGGATTCTATGTGAATCCCTAATTCCTAGAAATACAACAAAGCCCCCATCCAATTTGGGCCTATCCGTGTAAACGGAACGTCCCCAGTACAAGCTCCCTCCCCTGGAAGACAACCTCCAGATTAGTACAcagtagcgcataggttagcatgtccgcctatagagctgaatgtctgggttcgaatcctggtgagaacataaggaaaaattttcatcgctggttatgccctcctgtgctggcgacttttgtgagatactttgcgATGAAaaaactactctccaaagaggtatcacaCTGGGGCACGCCacctgaaggccaccgtagcgcaaaggttggcatgtccgcctatgacgctaaacgtctgggttcaaatcctggcgaatacatcagaaaaatttttcagcggtgattatcccctcgtaatgctggtgatatttgtgcaaaaacgtttccccaaagaggtgtcgctctgcggcacgtcgttcagactcgtctataaaaagaaggcattGAACTTAAGCttgaatgggacagcactcggtgatgtgagagaagtttgcccctgttaatggaatgttcatgggcaaatttgcatttggcggAGACACAATGACTCAAAATCACGCCCCGTGAAGGATACGAATGCCATTAATGTGGCCTTTAGTGGCCTGCGTAAGCACACTGGCGAAAAAACTACGTTTTATTAAGCGAAGGGGGTAAAGGTGATTTCACTATCACGGTGGATCACCATCACGAAGGCGGATGTGAATGCAGACAATGGTGGCCTGCATAAGCACACCGGCGAAAAAACTACGTTTGAGTGCGAAGGGGATCACGTGGATTTCACTATCACGGTGGATCACCGTCACGAAGAGGGATGTGGATAAGACAATAGTGGCCTGCGTAAGCACACCAGCAGAAATAGGTTAGGTGGCAGTCTGAGTAACACTTTACACATCTGCGGAGTCACGGTGATTCGCAATCACGGCAAGTCACGTAAGCATATCGAATATTGACGGCCACAAGAACTCACGATCACGAACGAGTGGGTAGATCGCCGTTACTAGAGGCCGTAGTGTGATGGTCGCGGAGAGTTGCGATGCGAGGGCGACAGTGACTACCAGCCACCGATGACCTGCGTAAGCACATCGAGGGAATAGCGCGTTTAACACCATGAGGGTGTTAAGAGCACCTCGTAGGAGTTGTGacggctaggttaggttggaaagaggggTCCCTGTTGGCCATGAGACCCTGTTGGTAAGCACACCGTCCGAAATAACACGTTTCATAGAGCGACGGTGACCAAAGATCACGGTCAGTCAAGGATACGAAGGCCATTAATGCGTACTTTAGTGGCCTGCGTAAGCACAGTGGCGGAAATACTACATTTTAATGTGAAGGGGGTCACGCGTATTTCACGATCACGGTGGATCACCGCCACGAAGAGAGATGTGGATGCAGACAATGGTGGCCTGCGTAAGCACACCAGCGGAAATAGGTTAGGGCAGGTGGCGGTCGGAATAACACTTTACAAATCTGCGGTGTCACGGTGATTCGCAATACGGCAAGTCACGTAAGCATACCGTAGTTTGACGGTTAAAACGAGTCACGATCGAGTGGGTAGATCACCGACACTAGAGGCCGTAGTGTGATGGTGCGGAGAGCGACGATGGCGGCCACTATGAGGGGGTTAAGAGCACACCGTAGGAAAAGCGTTTTTGCCGGGATGGCGTAGTCGTAGCGGTTGgcttatgttgaaaagagggtgcggacatcaatccgccccatgccactatggacaaacaccttACCCAGAATCGGCTTGTTGTTGCGGCGGTTACGTGAGACAAGTTTTCGTTTTTCATACAAAatcccaaaaatttaattttcgtaGTACCTTGTGTTGGAAacgttttcaaaaaaattctttagttgtcataaaaatgtatcggatttttttttatatttttattaaatttctctATCACAATATTGAAGACTTCATCTAAATTTTTAGTCAATATCTAATTTCTTAAAACTACCCTCTATACCAAATAGATCGGACGCTGTTTTCGCCTTTCCCGGACGTTTGGCCTCCTCAATAAGATGCGATTGCTCGAATTTAAGTATTTCATTGCGATTTTTACGCAAAACATCATAGAAGACCTCTAAAAAGGTTAAAAATATGCCATAACTTTGCCTTTGCACAACTCTATTCAAAATtaccttttaattttttggatgCAGGAAGATCGCCACCAATCTCTTTGGGCAACATTTGTGGAGGCACATGCTTGTAAAAGCCTTCAATGGAGGAGTGCATGTGTAGAACATCAAGTAGTTCCTTCTTCATGAAAGGCGTCATTAGGGCTAAAAGCTTGTCCATAAAAGGAATCTGATTGATGAAATGAAATCCATGCATGCGTATGGGAATGGCTTCCTTTTGTCATAACAACAAAAATGGAAGGAGAGCATTATGGGGTAAGTTTTATTTGAacgtaaattttattatttacctGTAGATAgaacaaaaactttttcataTCTAAAATCCCAATGCGGGCAATATGGCCCAGTTTAACACCTTGCAAATCGATGACAAATATTAGACCAGGTACAATACCTAGAGTTTGTATCCAAATGTCCATTGCCAGGAGGACTctgaaaaataataattgaaagtattttgtcaaaatatcaaaacaagtaaaagcgagttaagttcggccaggccgaatcttatataccctgcaccatggatcgcatttgtcgaattcttttcccggcatctcgttttaggcgaacaaaggataaaggaaaagaattgctatgctataggagctatatcatgttatggtccGATAGGGGAACTGTATTAGactatagaccgtttcagaccatatttgacacgtatctCTAAGATCATTGgggaagccgctgtacaaaatttcagccaaattgcataaaaattgcgcgttcagtgatttgaaccatacttagcacagttgtaagaagtgataccaagacactacataccaaatttcagccaaatcggatgagaattgcgccctctagaggctcaagaaatcaagacccaagatcggtatatcgggcagctatatctggttatggaccaatttaaaccatacttagcacagttgttggaagtcggaacaaaacagctcatgcaaaattttagccaaatcggatgagaagtgcgccctctagaggctcacgaagtcaaaacccaagatcagattatatggtagctatatcaggttatacactgatttgaaccatacttagcacagttgttgacagtcataacggcacacttcatgcaaaatttcagccaattcgggtgagaattgcgccctctagtggctcaagaagtcaagatcccagatcggtttatatggcagctatatcaggttatacactgatttgaaccatacttagcacagttgtaggcaGTGATACCaagacacttcatgcaaaatttcagccaaatcggatgagtattgcgctctctagtggctcaagaactcaagacccaagatcggtttatatggcagctatataaggttaaggaccgatttaaaccatacttagcatagttgttggaagtcggaacaaaacaccccatgcaaaatttcagccaaatcggatgagaattgcgccctctagaggctcaagaagtcaagatcccagatcggtttatattgcg
This Stomoxys calcitrans chromosome 2, idStoCalc2.1, whole genome shotgun sequence DNA region includes the following protein-coding sequences:
- the LOC106088139 gene encoding clavesin-2; this encodes MWDVYKVEESYKKFPEVRREEVLKFQEWIHSQPHMPKISEHEALLFYYASKCNTEISKQVLDTYLTCRTHVESFFRNLDVNRADLQNAMKVVSLCPMPTLTPEGYGVVIAKLVEFDTSKFNFIAAIKLVLLAMDIWIQTLGIVPGLIFVIDLQGVKLGHIARIGILDMKKFLFYLQEAIPIRMHGFHFINQIPFMDKLLALMTPFMKKELLDVLHMHSSIEGFYKHVPPQMLPKEIGGDLPASKKLKEVFYDVLRKNRNEILKFEQSHLIEEAKRPGKAKTASDLFGIEGSFKKLDID